From one Lycium barbarum isolate Lr01 chromosome 6, ASM1917538v2, whole genome shotgun sequence genomic stretch:
- the LOC132644353 gene encoding secreted RxLR effector protein 161-like — MDKAKPILAPVEEKLKLTKNGTGDFVDATYFRKLVGSLRYLTSTRPDITYGVGLISRFMESPRQSHLQAAKRILRYIQGTQSDGIFYSKTNDSSLVGFTDSDWAGDMMQRKSTSGYAFYLGSGVSSWSSKKQQVVALSTAEAEYMAATSSATQALWLRRMLGFLQHKQDSPTKIFCDSKSAIELTKNPVFHD; from the coding sequence ATGGACAAAGCCAAGCCAATTCTGGCCCCTGTTGAAGAAAAATTGAAGTTGACTAAAAATGGAACTGGTGATTTTGTTGATGCTACATATTTTAGAAAATTGGTAGGGAGTCTAAGGTACTTGACttctacaagacctgacattacTTATGGAGTTGGATTAATTAGCAGATTTATGGAGTCGCCTCGTCAATCACACTTGCAAGCAGCTAAGAGAATTTTGAGATATATTCAAGGTACGCAATCTGATGGCATATTTTATTCAAAGACTAATGATAGTAGTCTCGTTGGATTTACAGACAGTGATTGGGCTGGTGATATGATGCAAAGAAAAAGTACTTCTGGATATGCATTTTATTTGGGGTCTGGTGTATCTTCTTGGTCTTCAAAAAAGCAACAAGTTGTTGCTTTGTCAACAGCTGAAGCAGAGTACATGGCTGCAACAAGTAGTGCTACACAAGCATTATGGTTGAGAAGGATGCTTGGATTTCTTCAACACAAGCAAGATAGTCCtacaaaaatattttgtgatagcAAGTCTGCGATTGAGTTAACAAAGAATCCAGTTTTTCATGACTGA